Proteins found in one Zea mays cultivar B73 chromosome 1, Zm-B73-REFERENCE-NAM-5.0, whole genome shotgun sequence genomic segment:
- the LOC100383383 gene encoding Ubiquitin domain-containing protein DSK2a, whose translation MVRGAAPPPASTAPAANQEPTTAAPASSPAAGLGGLLQNLGATGAAANSGGLGLFGSGLPELDHMQQQLAENPNLMREIMNMPLMQNLMNSPELIRSIIMNNPQMRELIDRNPDLAHVLNDPSIMRQTFEAVRNPELMREMMRNTDRAMSNIESSPEGFNMLRRMYETVQEPFLNATTMGSEGDRNSNPFAALLGNQGSNQARDSAANGTTTASDTTSGAPAPNTNPLPNPWGPNAGSAQGAARSPPATNTRSTTAGGPGGLGSADFGSTLGASGGGSDATFLTQVLQNPTMMQMMQNIMSNPQSMNQLLNMNPNVRNMMESNTQMREMIQNPEFIRQLTSPETLQQLISFQQSLMSQLGQQQTGQERTQSASGAGNVNLNTLMNMFSGLGAGGGLGVPNAPNVPPEELYATQLAQLQEMGFFDTQENIRALAATAGNVHAAVERLLGNMGQ comes from the exons ATGGTACGTGGTGCTGCGCCACCACCAGCATCCACTGCACCTGCAGCCAACCAAGAACCTACCACTGCTGCTCCTGCCAGTTCCCCAGCAGCAGGATTGGGTGGCTTGTTGCAAAATCTGGGTGCTACAGGGGCTGCTGCTAACAGTGGGGGTTTGGGTTTGTTTGGATCTGGCCTCCCTGAATTAGACCACATGCAACAACAGCTAGCTGAAAATCCTAACTTGATGAGGGAAATAATGAATATGCCACTCATGCAGAATTTAATGAACAGTCCTGAACTGATACGCAGTATAATAATGAACAACCCTCAAATGCGCGAGCTCATTGATCGCAATCCGGATCTTGCTCATGTCCTCAATGATCCAAGCATCATGCGCCAGACTTTTGAAGCAGTTCGGAATCCTGAACTCATGAGGGAGATGATGCGGAACACAGACAGAGCCATGAGCAACATTGAATCTTCTCCAGAGGGATTCAACATGCTCCGTCGCATGTATGAAACTGTTCAAGAGCCTTTTCTGAATGCGACAACAATGGGTAGCGAGGGTGATCGAAATTCGAATCCATTTGCTGCACTTCTAGGAAATCAGGGGTCTAACCAAGCAAGAGACTCAGCTGCAAATGGAACAACTACAGCTTCAGACACCACATCAGGGGCTCCAGCTCCAAATACTAATCCACTTCCGAATCCTTGgggtccaaatg CTGGATCTGCCCAAGGAGCAGCAAGATCCCCTCCTGCTACCAACACTAGGAGTACTACAGCAGGTGGCCCAGGAGGGTTGGGTTCAGCAGATTTTGGAAGTACTCTTGGTGCCAGTGGTGGTGGCTCTGATGCTACCTTCTTGACTCAAGTTTTGCAAAACCCAACTATGATGCAGATGATGCAGAACATTATGTCTAAtcctcagtccatgaatcag CTGCTTAATATGAATCCAAATGTACGTAACATGATGGAATCCAATACTCAAATGAGAGAAATGATTCAGAATCCAGAATTTATTCGCCAGTTGACGTCTCCTGAAACATTGCAG CAATTAATTTCATTCCAGCAGTCTTTGATGTCACAACTTGGCCAACAACAAACTGGACA GGAGCGGACACAATCAGCCTCTGGTGCAG GCAATGTGAACCTCAACACCTTGATGAACATGTTCAGTGGGCTTGGTGCTGGTGGTGGCCTAGGTGTTCCAAATGCTCCTAATG TGCCACCAGAAGAACTGTATGCAACACAATTAGCTCAGCTCCAAGAAATGGGTTTTTTTGACACACAGGAGAACATCCGAGCCTTGGCCGCCACTGCTGGAAATGTTCATGCTGCAGTGGAGCGACTTCTTGGAAACATGGGCCAATAG
- the LOC100383383 gene encoding ubiquitin domain-containing protein DSK2a isoform X1 → MGGGDADAGGEPAAAQATLHIRCTNGSKFAVRADLGATVGTFKAIVADSCDVPAPQQRLIYKGRILKDEQTLASYGVETDHTIHMVRGAAPPPASTAPAANQEPTTAAPASSPAAGLGGLLQNLGATGAAANSGGLGLFGSGLPELDHMQQQLAENPNLMREIMNMPLMQNLMNSPELIRSIIMNNPQMRELIDRNPDLAHVLNDPSIMRQTFEAVRNPELMREMMRNTDRAMSNIESSPEGFNMLRRMYETVQEPFLNATTMGSEGDRNSNPFAALLGNQGSNQARDSAANGTTTASDTTSGAPAPNTNPLPNPWGPNAGSAQGAARSPPATNTRSTTAGGPGGLGSADFGSTLGASGGGSDATFLTQVLQNPTMMQMMQNIMSNPQSMNQLLNMNPNVRNMMESNTQMREMIQNPEFIRQLTSPETLQQLISFQQSLMSQLGQQQTGQERTQSASGAVPPEELYATQLAQLQEMGFFDTQENIRALAATAGNVHAAVERLLGNMGQ, encoded by the exons ATGGGCGGAGGGGACGCCGACGCCGGCGGCGAGCCCGCGGCCGCGCAGGCCACGCTGCacatccggtgcaccaacggctccaagttcGCCGTGCGGGCCGACCTGGGCGCCACCGTGGGAACGTTCAAGGCGATCGTAGCCGATAGCTGCGACGTGCCGGCGCCGCAGCAGCGGCTGATCTACAAGGGCCGGATCTTGAAGGACGAGCAAACCCTAGCCAGCTACG GTGTGGAGACAGACCATACAATCCACATGGTACGTGGTGCTGCGCCACCACCAGCATCCACTGCACCTGCAGCCAACCAAGAACCTACCACTGCTGCTCCTGCCAGTTCCCCAGCAGCAGGATTGGGTGGCTTGTTGCAAAATCTGGGTGCTACAGGGGCTGCTGCTAACAGTGGGGGTTTGGGTTTGTTTGGATCTGGCCTCCCTGAATTAGACCACATGCAACAACAGCTAGCTGAAAATCCTAACTTGATGAGGGAAATAATGAATATGCCACTCATGCAGAATTTAATGAACAGTCCTGAACTGATACGCAGTATAATAATGAACAACCCTCAAATGCGCGAGCTCATTGATCGCAATCCGGATCTTGCTCATGTCCTCAATGATCCAAGCATCATGCGCCAGACTTTTGAAGCAGTTCGGAATCCTGAACTCATGAGGGAGATGATGCGGAACACAGACAGAGCCATGAGCAACATTGAATCTTCTCCAGAGGGATTCAACATGCTCCGTCGCATGTATGAAACTGTTCAAGAGCCTTTTCTGAATGCGACAACAATGGGTAGCGAGGGTGATCGAAATTCGAATCCATTTGCTGCACTTCTAGGAAATCAGGGGTCTAACCAAGCAAGAGACTCAGCTGCAAATGGAACAACTACAGCTTCAGACACCACATCAGGGGCTCCAGCTCCAAATACTAATCCACTTCCGAATCCTTGgggtccaaatg CTGGATCTGCCCAAGGAGCAGCAAGATCCCCTCCTGCTACCAACACTAGGAGTACTACAGCAGGTGGCCCAGGAGGGTTGGGTTCAGCAGATTTTGGAAGTACTCTTGGTGCCAGTGGTGGTGGCTCTGATGCTACCTTCTTGACTCAAGTTTTGCAAAACCCAACTATGATGCAGATGATGCAGAACATTATGTCTAAtcctcagtccatgaatcag CTGCTTAATATGAATCCAAATGTACGTAACATGATGGAATCCAATACTCAAATGAGAGAAATGATTCAGAATCCAGAATTTATTCGCCAGTTGACGTCTCCTGAAACATTGCAG CAATTAATTTCATTCCAGCAGTCTTTGATGTCACAACTTGGCCAACAACAAACTGGACA GGAGCGGACACAATCAGCCTCTGGTGCAG TGCCACCAGAAGAACTGTATGCAACACAATTAGCTCAGCTCCAAGAAATGGGTTTTTTTGACACACAGGAGAACATCCGAGCCTTGGCCGCCACTGCTGGAAATGTTCATGCTGCAGTGGAGCGACTTCTTGGAAACATGGGCCAATAG